Proteins encoded by one window of Elephas maximus indicus isolate mEleMax1 chromosome 5, mEleMax1 primary haplotype, whole genome shotgun sequence:
- the LOC126077110 gene encoding UDP-glucuronosyltransferase 2B4-like isoform X4, with protein sequence MSMKWVSVLLLIQLSCCFSCGTCGNVLVWPPDYSLWINMKAILDELIQRGHEVTVLTSSASVLIDPNKPSAIKFEVYPASFTKDEFEFLLMKLVRKWTYDMPKDTFWTYFSAYNEKKWNQFYSEVLGRPTTLRETMGKADIWLVRNYWDFEFPRPFLPHFHFVGGFHCKPANPLPKEIEEFVQSSGKHGVVVFTLGSMVSNLTEERAHVIASALAQIPQKVLWRFDGKKPDTLGPNTRLYKWIPQNDLLGHPKTKAFITHGGANGIYEAIYHGIPMVGIPLFADQPENIVRMKVKGAAVSLDMDTMTSTDLLNALKTVIYDPSYKENAMRLSAIHHDQPVKPLDRAVFWIEFVMRHKGAKHLRPATLSLTWYQYHSLDVIGFLLACVAIVGFLVIKCCLLGYQKFYKTGKKKKRE encoded by the exons ATGTCTATGAAATGGGTTTCAGTTCTTCTGCTGATACAACTGAGTTGTTGCTTTAGCTGTGGAACTTGTGGAAACGTGCTGGTGTGGCCACCAGATTATAGCCTTTGGATAAATATGAAGGCAATACTGGATGAACTTATTCAAAGGGGTCATGAGGTGACTGTTCTAACATCTTCAGCTTCCGTTCTTATTGATCCCAACAAACCATCTGCTATTAAATTTGAGGTTTATCCTGCATCTTTTACTAAAGATGAGTTTGAGTTTCTTCTCATGAAGTTGGTCAGAAAATGGACATACGATATGCCGAAAGATACATTTTGGACATATTTTTCA GCATATAATGAGAAGAAGTGGAATCAGTTTTACAGTGAAGTACTAG GAAGACCAACTACATTACGTGAGACAATGGGGAAAGCTGATATATGGCTCGTTCGAAACTATTGGGATTTTGAATTTCCGCGCCCTTTCTTGCCACATTTTCACTTTGTTGGTGGGTTCCACTGCAAACCTGCCAATCCCTTGCCTAAG GAAATAGAAGAGTTTGTCCAGAGCTCTGGAAAACACGGTGTGGTGGTGTTTACTCTTGGGTCAATGGTCAGTAACCTCACAGAAGAAAGGGCCCATGTGATTGCATCGGCCCTTGCTCAGATTCCACAAAAG GTGCTGTGGCGATTTGATGGCAAAAAGCCAGATACCTTAGGACCCAATACTCGGCTCTATAAGTGGATTCCCCAGAATGACCTTCTTG GTCATCCAAAGACCAAAGCTTTTATAACTCACGGTGGAGCCAATGGCATCTATGAGGCTATCTACCATGGGATCCCTATGGTAGGCATTCCCTTGTTTGCAGATCAACCTGAAAACATTGTTCGCATGAAGGTCAAGGGGGCAGCAGTGAGTCTGGACATGGACACGATGACAAgtacagatttgctcaatgctttGAAGACAGTTATCTATGACCCATC ctataaagagaatgCTATGAGGTTATCAGCCATTCATCATGATCAGCCTGTTAAGCCCCTGGATCGAGCCGTCTTCTGGATCGAGTTTGTCATGCGCCACAAAGGAGCCAAACACCTTCGCCCAGCCACCCTCAGCCTCACCTGGTACCAGTACCACTCTTTGGATGTGATTGGGTTTCTCCTGGCTTGTGTGGCAATCGTTGGTTTTCTGGTCATAAAATGTTGTTTGTTAGGTTATCAAAAGTTttataagacaggaaagaagaaaaagagagagtag
- the LOC126077110 gene encoding UDP-glucuronosyltransferase 2B31-like isoform X2 — translation MSMKWVSVLLLIQLSCCFSCGTCGNVLVWPPDYSLWINMKAILDELIQRGHEVTVLTSSASVLIDPNKPSAIKFEVYPASFTKDEFEFLLMKLVRKWTYDMPKDTFWTYFSVLQEILWESSGCLERLCKDVVFNKKLMMKLQESRFDVVLADAVFPCGELLAELLKIPLVYSVRFTMGYTAEKHSGGLSTPPSYVPIVMSELPDRMTFMERVKNMIYVLYFDFWFQAYNEKKWNQFYSEVLGRPTTLRETMGKADIWLVRNYWDFEFPRPFLPHFHFVGGFHCKPANPLPKVLWRFDGKKPDTLGPNTRLYKWIPQNDLLGHPKTKAFITHGGANGIYEAIYHGIPMVGIPLFADQPENIVRMKVKGAAVSLDMDTMTSTDLLNALKTVIYDPSYKENAMRLSAIHHDQPVKPLDRAVFWIEFVMRHKGAKHLRPATLSLTWYQYHSLDVIGFLLACVAIVGFLVIKCCLLGYQKFYKTGKKKKRE, via the exons ATGTCTATGAAATGGGTTTCAGTTCTTCTGCTGATACAACTGAGTTGTTGCTTTAGCTGTGGAACTTGTGGAAACGTGCTGGTGTGGCCACCAGATTATAGCCTTTGGATAAATATGAAGGCAATACTGGATGAACTTATTCAAAGGGGTCATGAGGTGACTGTTCTAACATCTTCAGCTTCCGTTCTTATTGATCCCAACAAACCATCTGCTATTAAATTTGAGGTTTATCCTGCATCTTTTACTAAAGATGAGTTTGAGTTTCTTCTCATGAAGTTGGTCAGAAAATGGACATACGATATGCCGAAAGATACATTTTGGACATATTTTTCAGTATTACAAGAAATCCTTTGGGAATCTTCTGGCTGCCTTGAAAGGCTTTGTAAAGATGTAGTTTTTAACAAGAAACTGATGATGAAACTACAAGAATCAAGGTTTGATGTCGTTCTTGCAGATGCTGTTTTCCCTTGTGGTGAGCTGTTGGCGGAGCTACTTAAAATACCCCTTGTGTATAGTGTCCGGTTCACTATGGGCTATACAGCTGAAAAGCACAGCGGAGGACTTTCGACCCCTCCTTCTTACGTACCTATTGTAATGTCAGAATTACCTGATCGAATGACATTCATGGAGAGGGTAAAAAATATGATATATGTGCTTTATTTCGATTTTTGGTTCCAGGCATATAATGAGAAGAAGTGGAATCAGTTTTACAGTGAAGTACTAG GAAGACCAACTACATTACGTGAGACAATGGGGAAAGCTGATATATGGCTCGTTCGAAACTATTGGGATTTTGAATTTCCGCGCCCTTTCTTGCCACATTTTCACTTTGTTGGTGGGTTCCACTGCAAACCTGCCAATCCCTTGCCTAAG GTGCTGTGGCGATTTGATGGCAAAAAGCCAGATACCTTAGGACCCAATACTCGGCTCTATAAGTGGATTCCCCAGAATGACCTTCTTG GTCATCCAAAGACCAAAGCTTTTATAACTCACGGTGGAGCCAATGGCATCTATGAGGCTATCTACCATGGGATCCCTATGGTAGGCATTCCCTTGTTTGCAGATCAACCTGAAAACATTGTTCGCATGAAGGTCAAGGGGGCAGCAGTGAGTCTGGACATGGACACGATGACAAgtacagatttgctcaatgctttGAAGACAGTTATCTATGACCCATC ctataaagagaatgCTATGAGGTTATCAGCCATTCATCATGATCAGCCTGTTAAGCCCCTGGATCGAGCCGTCTTCTGGATCGAGTTTGTCATGCGCCACAAAGGAGCCAAACACCTTCGCCCAGCCACCCTCAGCCTCACCTGGTACCAGTACCACTCTTTGGATGTGATTGGGTTTCTCCTGGCTTGTGTGGCAATCGTTGGTTTTCTGGTCATAAAATGTTGTTTGTTAGGTTATCAAAAGTTttataagacaggaaagaagaaaaagagagagtag
- the LOC126077110 gene encoding UDP-glucuronosyltransferase 2B31-like isoform X5 — protein sequence MSMKWVSVLLLIQLSCCFSCGTCGNVLVWPPDYSLWINMKAILDELIQRGHEVTVLTSSASVLIDPNKPSAIKFEVYPASFTKDEFEFLLMKLVRKWTYDMPKDTFWTYFSVLQEILWESSGCLERLCKDVVFNKKLMMKLQESRFDVVLADAVFPCGELLAELLKIPLVYSVRFTMGYTAEKHSGGLSTPPSYVPIVMSELPDRMTFMERVKNMIYVLYFDFWFQAYNEKKWNQFYSEVLGRPTTLRETMGKADIWLVRNYWDFEFPRPFLPHFHFVGGFHCKPANPLPKEIEEFVQSSGKHGVVVFTLGSMVSNLTEERAHVIASALAQIPQKVLWRFDGKKPDTLGPNTRLYKWIPQNDLLGHPKTKAFITHGGANGIYEAIYHGIPMVGIPLFADQPENIVRMKVKGAAVSLDMDTMTSTDLLNALKTVIYDPSYKENAMRLSAIHHDQPVKPLDRAVFWIEFVMRHKGAKHLRPATLSLTWYQYHSLDVIGFLLACVAIVGFLVIKCCLLGYQKFYKTGKKKKRE from the exons ATGTCTATGAAATGGGTTTCAGTTCTTCTGCTGATACAACTGAGTTGTTGCTTTAGCTGTGGAACTTGTGGAAACGTGCTGGTGTGGCCACCAGATTATAGCCTTTGGATAAATATGAAGGCAATACTGGATGAACTTATTCAAAGGGGTCATGAGGTGACTGTTCTAACATCTTCAGCTTCCGTTCTTATTGATCCCAACAAACCATCTGCTATTAAATTTGAGGTTTATCCTGCATCTTTTACTAAAGATGAGTTTGAGTTTCTTCTCATGAAGTTGGTCAGAAAATGGACATACGATATGCCGAAAGATACATTTTGGACATATTTTTCAGTATTACAAGAAATCCTTTGGGAATCTTCTGGCTGCCTTGAAAGGCTTTGTAAAGATGTAGTTTTTAACAAGAAACTGATGATGAAACTACAAGAATCAAGGTTTGATGTCGTTCTTGCAGATGCTGTTTTCCCTTGTGGTGAGCTGTTGGCGGAGCTACTTAAAATACCCCTTGTGTATAGTGTCCGGTTCACTATGGGCTATACAGCTGAAAAGCACAGCGGAGGACTTTCGACCCCTCCTTCTTACGTACCTATTGTAATGTCAGAATTACCTGATCGAATGACATTCATGGAGAGGGTAAAAAATATGATATATGTGCTTTATTTCGATTTTTGGTTCCAGGCATATAATGAGAAGAAGTGGAATCAGTTTTACAGTGAAGTACTAG GAAGACCAACTACATTACGTGAGACAATGGGGAAAGCTGATATATGGCTCGTTCGAAACTATTGGGATTTTGAATTTCCGCGCCCTTTCTTGCCACATTTTCACTTTGTTGGTGGGTTCCACTGCAAACCTGCCAATCCCTTGCCTAAG GAAATAGAAGAGTTTGTCCAGAGCTCTGGAAAACACGGTGTGGTGGTGTTTACTCTTGGGTCAATGGTCAGTAACCTCACAGAAGAAAGGGCCCATGTGATTGCATCGGCCCTTGCTCAGATTCCACAAAAG GTGCTGTGGCGATTTGATGGCAAAAAGCCAGATACCTTAGGACCCAATACTCGGCTCTATAAGTGGATTCCCCAGAATGACCTTCTTG GTCATCCAAAGACCAAAGCTTTTATAACTCACGGTGGAGCCAATGGCATCTATGAGGCTATCTACCATGGGATCCCTATGGTAGGCATTCCCTTGTTTGCAGATCAACCTGAAAACATTGTTCGCATGAAGGTCAAGGGGGCAGCAGTGAGTCTGGACATGGACACGATGACAAgtacagatttgctcaatgctttGAAGACAGTTATCTATGACCCATC ctataaagagaatgCTATGAGGTTATCAGCCATTCATCATGATCAGCCTGTTAAGCCCCTGGATCGAGCCGTCTTCTGGATCGAGTTTGTCATGCGCCACAAAGGAGCCAAACACCTTCGCCCAGCCACCCTCAGCCTCACCTGGTACCAGTACCACTCTTTGGATGTGATTGGGTTTCTCCTGGCTTGTGTGGCAATCGTTGGTTTTCTGGTCATAAAATGTTGTTTGTTAGGTTATCAAAAGTTttataagacaggaaagaagaaaaagagagagtag
- the LOC126077110 gene encoding UDP-glucuronosyltransferase 2B31-like isoform X1, which yields MSMKWVSVLLLIQLSCCFSCGTCGNVLVWPPDYSLWINMKAILDELIQRGHEVTVLTSSASVLIDPNKPSAIKFEVYPASFTKDEFEFLLMKLVRKWTYDMPKDTFWTYFSVLQEILWESSGCLERLCKDVVFNKKLMMKLQESRFDVVLADAVFPCGELLAELLKIPLVYSVRFTMGYTAEKHSGGLSTPPSYVPIVMSELPDRMTFMERVKNMIYVLYFDFWFQAYNEKKWNQFYSEVLGKPTTLRETMGKADIWLVRNYWDFEFPRPFLPHFHFVGGFHCKPANPLPKEIEEFVQSSGKHGVVVFTLGSMVSNLTEERAHVIASALAQIPQKVLWRFDGKKPDTLGPNTRLYKWIPQNDLLGHPKTKAFITHGGANGIYEAIYHGIPMVGIPLFADQPENIVRMKVKGAAVSLDMDTMTSTDLLNALKTVIYDPSYKENAMRLSAIHHDQPVKPLDRAVFWIEFVMRHKGAKHLRPATLSLTWYQYHSLDVIGFLLACVAIVGFLVIKCCLLGYQKFYKTGKKKKRE from the exons ATGTCTATGAAATGGGTTTCAGTTCTTCTGCTGATACAACTGAGTTGTTGCTTTAGCTGTGGAACTTGTGGAAACGTGCTGGTGTGGCCACCAGATTATAGCCTTTGGATAAATATGAAGGCAATACTGGATGAACTTATTCAAAGGGGTCATGAGGTGACTGTTCTAACATCTTCAGCTTCCGTTCTTATTGATCCCAACAAACCATCTGCTATTAAATTTGAGGTTTATCCTGCATCTTTTACTAAAGATGAGTTTGAGTTTCTTCTCATGAAGTTGGTCAGAAAATGGACATACGATATGCCGAAAGATACATTTTGGACATATTTTTCAGTATTACAAGAAATCCTTTGGGAATCTTCTGGCTGCCTTGAAAGGCTTTGTAAAGATGTAGTTTTTAACAAGAAACTGATGATGAAACTACAAGAATCAAGGTTTGATGTCGTTCTTGCAGATGCTGTTTTCCCTTGTGGTGAGCTGTTGGCGGAGCTACTTAAAATACCCCTTGTGTATAGTGTCCGGTTCACTATGGGCTATACAGCTGAAAAGCACAGCGGAGGACTTTCGACCCCTCCTTCTTACGTACCTATTGTAATGTCAGAATTACCTGATCGAATGACATTCATGGAGAGGGTAAAAAATATGATATATGTGCTTTATTTCGATTTTTGGTTCCAGGCATATAATGAGAAGAAGTGGAATCAGTTTTACAGTGAAGTACTAGGTAA ACCAACTACATTACGTGAGACAATGGGGAAAGCTGATATATGGCTCGTTCGAAACTATTGGGATTTTGAATTTCCGCGCCCTTTCTTGCCACATTTTCACTTTGTTGGTGGGTTCCACTGCAAACCTGCCAATCCCTTGCCTAAG GAAATAGAAGAGTTTGTCCAGAGCTCTGGAAAACACGGTGTGGTGGTGTTTACTCTTGGGTCAATGGTCAGTAACCTCACAGAAGAAAGGGCCCATGTGATTGCATCGGCCCTTGCTCAGATTCCACAAAAG GTGCTGTGGCGATTTGATGGCAAAAAGCCAGATACCTTAGGACCCAATACTCGGCTCTATAAGTGGATTCCCCAGAATGACCTTCTTG GTCATCCAAAGACCAAAGCTTTTATAACTCACGGTGGAGCCAATGGCATCTATGAGGCTATCTACCATGGGATCCCTATGGTAGGCATTCCCTTGTTTGCAGATCAACCTGAAAACATTGTTCGCATGAAGGTCAAGGGGGCAGCAGTGAGTCTGGACATGGACACGATGACAAgtacagatttgctcaatgctttGAAGACAGTTATCTATGACCCATC ctataaagagaatgCTATGAGGTTATCAGCCATTCATCATGATCAGCCTGTTAAGCCCCTGGATCGAGCCGTCTTCTGGATCGAGTTTGTCATGCGCCACAAAGGAGCCAAACACCTTCGCCCAGCCACCCTCAGCCTCACCTGGTACCAGTACCACTCTTTGGATGTGATTGGGTTTCTCCTGGCTTGTGTGGCAATCGTTGGTTTTCTGGTCATAAAATGTTGTTTGTTAGGTTATCAAAAGTTttataagacaggaaagaagaaaaagagagagtag
- the LOC126077110 gene encoding UDP-glucuronosyltransferase 2B4-like isoform X3: MSMKWVSVLLLIQLSCCFSCGTCGNVLVWPPDYSLWINMKAILDELIQRGHEVTVLTSSASVLIDPNKPSAIKFEVYPASFTKDEFEFLLMKLVRKWTYDMPKDTFWTYFSVLQEILWESSGCLERLCKDVVFNKKLMMKLQESRFDVVLADAVFPCGRPTTLRETMGKADIWLVRNYWDFEFPRPFLPHFHFVGGFHCKPANPLPKEIEEFVQSSGKHGVVVFTLGSMVSNLTEERAHVIASALAQIPQKVLWRFDGKKPDTLGPNTRLYKWIPQNDLLGHPKTKAFITHGGANGIYEAIYHGIPMVGIPLFADQPENIVRMKVKGAAVSLDMDTMTSTDLLNALKTVIYDPSYKENAMRLSAIHHDQPVKPLDRAVFWIEFVMRHKGAKHLRPATLSLTWYQYHSLDVIGFLLACVAIVGFLVIKCCLLGYQKFYKTGKKKKRE, translated from the exons ATGTCTATGAAATGGGTTTCAGTTCTTCTGCTGATACAACTGAGTTGTTGCTTTAGCTGTGGAACTTGTGGAAACGTGCTGGTGTGGCCACCAGATTATAGCCTTTGGATAAATATGAAGGCAATACTGGATGAACTTATTCAAAGGGGTCATGAGGTGACTGTTCTAACATCTTCAGCTTCCGTTCTTATTGATCCCAACAAACCATCTGCTATTAAATTTGAGGTTTATCCTGCATCTTTTACTAAAGATGAGTTTGAGTTTCTTCTCATGAAGTTGGTCAGAAAATGGACATACGATATGCCGAAAGATACATTTTGGACATATTTTTCAGTATTACAAGAAATCCTTTGGGAATCTTCTGGCTGCCTTGAAAGGCTTTGTAAAGATGTAGTTTTTAACAAGAAACTGATGATGAAACTACAAGAATCAAGGTTTGATGTCGTTCTTGCAGATGCTGTTTTCCCTTGTG GAAGACCAACTACATTACGTGAGACAATGGGGAAAGCTGATATATGGCTCGTTCGAAACTATTGGGATTTTGAATTTCCGCGCCCTTTCTTGCCACATTTTCACTTTGTTGGTGGGTTCCACTGCAAACCTGCCAATCCCTTGCCTAAG GAAATAGAAGAGTTTGTCCAGAGCTCTGGAAAACACGGTGTGGTGGTGTTTACTCTTGGGTCAATGGTCAGTAACCTCACAGAAGAAAGGGCCCATGTGATTGCATCGGCCCTTGCTCAGATTCCACAAAAG GTGCTGTGGCGATTTGATGGCAAAAAGCCAGATACCTTAGGACCCAATACTCGGCTCTATAAGTGGATTCCCCAGAATGACCTTCTTG GTCATCCAAAGACCAAAGCTTTTATAACTCACGGTGGAGCCAATGGCATCTATGAGGCTATCTACCATGGGATCCCTATGGTAGGCATTCCCTTGTTTGCAGATCAACCTGAAAACATTGTTCGCATGAAGGTCAAGGGGGCAGCAGTGAGTCTGGACATGGACACGATGACAAgtacagatttgctcaatgctttGAAGACAGTTATCTATGACCCATC ctataaagagaatgCTATGAGGTTATCAGCCATTCATCATGATCAGCCTGTTAAGCCCCTGGATCGAGCCGTCTTCTGGATCGAGTTTGTCATGCGCCACAAAGGAGCCAAACACCTTCGCCCAGCCACCCTCAGCCTCACCTGGTACCAGTACCACTCTTTGGATGTGATTGGGTTTCTCCTGGCTTGTGTGGCAATCGTTGGTTTTCTGGTCATAAAATGTTGTTTGTTAGGTTATCAAAAGTTttataagacaggaaagaagaaaaagagagagtag